The Pyrenophora tritici-repentis strain M4 chromosome 2, whole genome shotgun sequence genome window below encodes:
- a CDS encoding FabG, Dehydrogenase with different specificities (related to short-chain alcohol dehydrogenase), with protein sequence MPSTKSKNIIITGGARGIGRCTARHLLSLPVSHRVFIIDFDADELDYVVNTHLSAYAPRVSSSITNLRHPEEIRSAVQKAADFFGGRIDVLINNAGVARGFFNAGNGTMEDVATGEQWEQYIATNLSAPFYMSQAVIPFMKSRNTQKEGAEGVDRKKDLKRTAEFNQLPLNLHGDDKLDEGGCIINIASFRAHQSDPDCEGYAASKGGVLALTQAMSVSCQRWGIRVIAISPGWVSVDHENKARDLKIKEMQDRSYKEMAAHEAEAEKLRMMAWAEDLDELYHKQHPAGRVGRGEDLAEMVEYVMGAGFLSGQELVLDGGANRRKNPNI encoded by the coding sequence ATGCCATCTACCAAGAGCAAGAACATTATCATCACAGGCGGTGCGCGAGGCATAGGCCGCTGCACAGCACGACACCTACTGTCGCTACCAGTCTCGCACCGCGTCTTCATCATCGACTTTGACGCCGACGAGCTCGACTACGTCGTCAACACGCACCTCTCGGCCTACGCACCCCGCGTCAGCTCCTCAATAACCAATCTGCGCCACCCAGAGGAAATCCGCAGCGCCGTACAAAAAGCCGCAGACTTCTTCGGTGGCCGCATAGACGTGCTGATCAACAATGCAGGCGTCGCCCGCGGCTTCTTCAACGCCGGCAACGGCACCATGGAAGACGTGGCTACGGGCGAGCAATGGGAACAGTACATTGCTACGAACCTCAGTGCACCCTTTTATATGAGCCAGGCTGTTATTCCGTTCATGAAGAGTCGGAATACGCAAAAGGAAGGTGCCGAGGGCGTCGATCGCAAGAAAGATCTTAAGCGCACAGCCGAGTTCAACCAGCTACCACTCAACTTGCACGGAGACGACAAGCTAGACGAAGGCGGGTGCATCATCAATATTGCCTCGTTTCGTGCTCATCAGTCTGACCCTGATTGCGAGGGCTATGCAGCGAGCAAAGGCGGTGTCTTGGCGCTCACACAAGCCATGTCTGTGTCTTGCCAGCGCTGGGGCATCCGCGTCATAGCTATTTCACCAGGCTGGGTCAGTGTAGACCATGAGAACAAGGCGAGGGATTTGAAGATAAAGGAGATGCAAGATAGGTCGTACAAGGAGATGGCGGCGCATGAGGCTGAAGCAGAGAAGCTGAGGATGATGGCATGGGCGGAAGATTTAGACGAATTGTATCATAAGCAGCACCCCGCTGGTAGGGTGGGTAGGGGAGAAGATCTTGCTGAGATGGTTGAGTACGTCATGGGTGCTGGGTTCCTGAGCGGGCAGGAGTTGGTGTTGGATGGGGGTGCAAACCGGAGGAAGAACCCAAATATATGA